In the genome of Streptomyces fagopyri, the window GCCTCAACCTGGGTTCGGTCATCGGCAACTCCGAGCTTCCGCAGCAGCAGCTGTGGGGGACGGTGCTGGCGTGCGCGATCGCGTCCCGTTCGCCGCGGGTGCTGCGTGAGCTGGAGCCGGAGGCGAAGGCGAACCTGTCGCCGGAGGCGTACACGGCCGCCAAGTCGGCCGCCGCGGTCATGGCGATGAACAACGTCTTCTACCGGACGCGTCATCTGCTGTCGGACCCCGAGTACGGCACCCTGCGGGCCGGCCTGCGGATGAACGTCATCGGCAACCCCGGTGTCGAGAAGGTCGACTTCGAACTGTGGTCGCTGGCCGTCTCCGCGATCAACGGGTGCGGACAGTGTCTCGACTCGCACGAGCAGGTGCTCCGCAAGGCGGGTGTCGACCGGGAGACGATCCAGGAGGCGTTCAAGATCGCCGCGGTGATCCAGGCGGTCGGGACGACGCTGGACGCCGAGGCCGTTCTCGCGCAGTAGCCCCACGCCACGCTCTCGAAGGCCCCGTTCACCTCACCGGCGAACGGGGCCTCGGCGTTGCCTCTACGCCCCCGCCGCCCCTACCCGACCCGTCCGTACCTGGGGGCTCAGCCCCCAGACCCCCGGCCGGCCTCAAGGGCCTTGTCCTCAAACGCCGGACGGGCTGAGATTCCCAGCCTGTCCGGCGTTTGAGGACGAGCCCTTGGGGCGAGCGCGGGTCCAGAGGGCGCGGCGCCCTTGGCGGGGTCCGGGGCGGAGCCCAGGGGATGGGACGGGCAGGGGTGGCGGGGGCGAGCAACTCCCGGGTCAGGACGGTGGGTCGGCCGGTACGGGTTCCGGCGCCGTCGCCCCGTGCGGCCCGGGCGCATACCTCTGCGCCGGCTCCCGCGCGTACGACCGCAGATACCCGACCACCGTGTTGGTGACCGCCACCAGCGGCACCGCCACCACGGCGCCCCCGATCCCCGCGACCAGCCCACCCGCCGCGACGGACAGCACCACCGCCAGCGGATGCACCCGCACCGCCCGTCCGAGAATGAACGGCTGCAGGATGTGGCCCTCGATCTGCTGCACGGCGAGCACCACGAGCAGCGTCATCAGCGCGGTGAACACCCCCTGCGTCACCACCGCGACCACGACCGCCAGC includes:
- a CDS encoding alkyl hydroperoxide reductase translates to MSLDELKSAVPDYAKDLRLNLGSVIGNSELPQQQLWGTVLACAIASRSPRVLRELEPEAKANLSPEAYTAAKSAAAVMAMNNVFYRTRHLLSDPEYGTLRAGLRMNVIGNPGVEKVDFELWSLAVSAINGCGQCLDSHEQVLRKAGVDRETIQEAFKIAAVIQAVGTTLDAEAVLAQ